One Staphylococcus ratti DNA segment encodes these proteins:
- the sdaAA gene encoding L-serine ammonia-lyase, iron-sulfur-dependent, subunit alpha, translating into MFKNVKELIAKCEAENKAIHEIMMEQEMAVTGLSKEEVYAHMNRNLETMENAVEEGVNGVTSKTGLTGGDAVLMKQYIESGQSIAGYTLLDAVSKAVATNEVNAAMGKICATPTAGSAGVVPGVLFALKDKLQLSRTDMLNFLLTAGAFGFVVANNASISGAAGGCQAEVGSAAAMAAAAVVEAAGGTPQQSAEGFAICMKNMLGLVCDPVAGLVEVPCVKRNAAGASNAIVSADMALAGIESRIPTDEVIDAMYRIGQTMPSALRETGRGGLAGTPTGQRLKQQIFGD; encoded by the coding sequence ATGTTTAAAAATGTTAAAGAATTAATCGCAAAATGTGAAGCGGAAAATAAAGCGATTCATGAAATCATGATGGAACAAGAAATGGCCGTAACTGGCTTGTCGAAAGAAGAAGTCTATGCGCATATGAACCGAAATTTAGAAACAATGGAAAATGCGGTAGAAGAAGGGGTAAATGGCGTCACATCTAAAACAGGTTTAACAGGTGGAGATGCTGTTTTAATGAAACAATATATTGAAAGTGGACAATCTATTGCAGGTTATACGTTATTAGATGCGGTAAGTAAAGCTGTCGCAACCAATGAAGTGAATGCAGCTATGGGTAAAATTTGTGCAACGCCTACTGCGGGTTCTGCCGGTGTCGTACCGGGGGTATTATTTGCGCTTAAAGATAAATTGCAACTTTCACGTACGGATATGTTAAACTTTTTATTAACAGCAGGTGCATTTGGTTTCGTTGTTGCAAACAATGCGTCAATTTCTGGAGCGGCAGGCGGCTGTCAAGCAGAGGTAGGTTCTGCAGCCGCAATGGCAGCGGCTGCGGTTGTTGAAGCAGCAGGCGGAACACCTCAACAATCTGCAGAAGGATTTGCGATTTGTATGAAAAATATGCTTGGATTGGTGTGTGATCCTGTGGCGGGACTTGTTGAAGTGCCGTGCGTTAAACGTAATGCTGCTGGGGCTTCGAATGCGATCGTTTCGGCTGATATGGCGCTTGCAGGTATTGAATCACGTATTCCGACAGATGAAGTGATCGACGCGATGTATCGCATTGGACAAACGATGCCTTCCGCGCTTCGTGAAACTGGACGAGGAGGACTTGCAGGTACACCTACTGGACAGCGCCTAAAACAACAAATTTTTGGTGATTAA
- the sdaAB gene encoding L-serine ammonia-lyase, iron-sulfur-dependent subunit beta, with the protein MKYKSVFDIIGPTMVGPSSSHTAGAVRIGLVARDLFGKQPQRADIYLYGSFMETYRGHGTDVALVGGLLGYDTDDSRIETSLETAKTKGLQVKFIEMAEERAHPNTAIIDMIDDDHHISVEGVSIGGGKIEIVAINGFKLAISGNYPTLLVFHQDTFGTIGKVANIIGNYGINVGSMQVARKEKGDQALMTCELDEDMSEAILDEIRQVPGVVTVSLMGDT; encoded by the coding sequence ATGAAATATAAAAGCGTTTTCGACATTATAGGCCCAACGATGGTAGGGCCTTCGTCTTCACATACAGCAGGAGCTGTGCGCATAGGTCTCGTTGCGAGAGATTTATTTGGCAAGCAGCCTCAACGTGCAGATATTTATTTATATGGTTCGTTTATGGAAACTTATCGTGGCCATGGCACAGATGTCGCGCTCGTAGGTGGGCTTCTTGGATACGACACGGATGATAGTCGTATTGAAACGAGTCTTGAAACTGCAAAAACGAAAGGTTTGCAAGTCAAATTTATAGAAATGGCAGAAGAGCGTGCGCATCCTAACACTGCAATTATCGATATGATAGATGATGACCATCATATTTCGGTTGAAGGGGTTTCGATTGGCGGGGGCAAAATTGAAATTGTTGCGATTAATGGCTTCAAACTTGCGATTAGCGGTAACTATCCTACATTGCTCGTGTTTCATCAAGATACTTTTGGAACCATTGGAAAAGTGGCGAATATAATCGGGAACTATGGTATTAACGTCGGAAGCATGCAAGTAGCGCGCAAAGAAAAAGGTGATCAAGCGCTCATGACGTGTGAATTAGATGAAGATATGAGTGAAGCGATACTTGATGAAATTCGTCAAGTTCCTGGTGTAGTAACAGTCTCATTAATGGGGGACACGTAA